The DNA region tcttattttaaatcacaatttttcaaaactattgttatgaattaggttctgCTGCTACCGcagggacaacaaatttcatgacacatgccggtgctattaaacttgattctgatattgatctgggagacccaccaccggtcacctgatcccagttactgcagatcgtaatgtgagattgaagcattttccatatatttgctttccacagaaattacaacagttcagtttccttctgtggttccagagcagaagctcagtctgtctaatatttccacacaattaaactgggaaattggtttattatcatcatgtactgagctacagtgaaaatcttgcctgacataccaTCCAGACAGATGGATACATTTCAACTGTACACTGAGCTGATATACATCAAAataatcactgtaacaaagcattatggctgcagagaaagtgcggtgcagatggacatatggtgcagggtcacgtccagttacattgtgaggttgagtccattttatcattcatttggcttataactgcagacaggaagccgtccttcagcctggtgttacgcacttttgtatctcttcccaatGGGAGAgcaggtttgcagcaagaatgtctgtggttgtgaggatctttgagtacatggcctgcttttccgaggcaggggaagtgtaggaagagtccatgcaggggaggcttgtttctctgatgttctctgcagttccttgcagtcccttgcagtcatgggcagagcagtagccatatgAATGCGTGAAGTAtccacaagaagctcagagacctcggccttcaccctgccttgtgtcgctggatcctggacttcctgtcagatcgccagcaggtggtaagagtgggctccctctcctctgtctctctgaccctcagcacacataccccacagggttgtctctttggccttctcctttactctctgtgcacccatgacttgtgttgccacccacagctccaatctgctaattaaattttgctgacagcagtacattgattggcctaatctgaaatactgataacaatcaatcaaatgccttctgacaaggctcggtccaaacaaacttttcacccttcttcaggagtttggtcagaggaagagcgatagcagcaaagttcttacggtaatatccatccattcccagaaaccttctaaccACCTGTGTTAGTTAACATCAGCCCGGTGTTTtattaacataattcacatcattaatttgggagactatttcatacagtctattgaatttcacctgaagtggattcgtcaacataaggcaagcaccttatcccccacctggtattttctttctcgAGCGCTGTTATCAAAccaacattttgttttgagaaatctttaagttttgtctcgctgGACTACAGGCTTGGTATAGTTTATTTTTGGACTTCAAAACacagtctaacaagttaacatgtacatccccatcaatctaCTGTACCTTTAACAAGATCAAAGGGCtcaaatggagtaaagcccagtgattcctgtactgactctctttctgtggacgaaagcaaatatattccttcatcccagtcttttccattttcaacacaatatgtcttaatcattgttttgagggtagaatgaaatctttctaaagccccttCTGGTTCCGGATGGTATGCAAATGATGCAATCTGTTTTGCTTCCaattcataaactacctgcttgAATAATGCAGATATACAATtacatccttgatcagactgtatttctttagacaaatcgaataaagtgaaaatcttggtaagagccttcaccacagttttagctttaatatttctgagaggcattgcctctgggaatctggatgcagtacacataatagttagcagatactgatggccagctttagtctttggcaatgggccaacacaatccactataactttggaaaagggttcaccgaatgcaggtacaggccactggggtgagctcattaggtttacccacaacttgacaagtgccttttggaaactcttattcagggtaaacataacttcatgagttaaagcaaactgatctgctaatccagcagattcctgcggagtggcagcatcatttccatctaaatacatctttatgacatcagggacgcaccttcggaattcttcaattaaaaccaactctctcaagctgttaaaatcatcatttacatgttcagatgtgGACCAGTAGTCAATAgacacaaatttctcataagcaaattccgtatatctggttcacagatttctttaaatttctaaacttttgcctgtctgcttctgggaccaacccgtaagctttgagcacagcctgtttcactatgtcataataTGTGGTCATAATACGTGgccatgtggttaaggtgttgaactcgcgatctgaaggtcatgagttcgagcctcagccgaggcagcgtgtgtgtccttgagcaaagcactgaaccacacacagttcctgcacatttatagcccagtggcgatgactggggcagcataaataagtaaataatcagctgcttcagcaactgtcaaagcagaataggcttgctaagccttccccttaattacactttgtaagagaacttttctttctgcttttctgcctctccagcctgaaactgcctctgcctttccggagcctccatctttaattgtTCTAACTTCTAcgggagctcaagctcacgaggtttactttcaggaaactccaactcctccactttaaacacaccctcagatacataatgttcagctattatcgtCTGCagctgtgccctcctcattgtcaatttcacctgaGCGATTATTAACAttttagcaatactcaacaactcaatccttctggtgtcctctaatgccGGAGAGgttccagatatctatcaacatccattgctgctgattttccacacacaaataaatcaaaagggctttccccaatgaaatcgatattaaatcaatccttaaatttgttcCTATCCCAGACAcaggccccattttgttacaaaccgtaacgctttagaaacgaaccagcagcaacagactactcccagtggccacacatttcatttccacgtcccattcccattctgatatgtctatccatggcctcctctactgtcaaaattaatccaaactcaggttggaggaacgacaccttatagactggctgggtagcctgatggaatgaacattgacttttctaacttccgttaatgcccctcttccacttcttgccccatcactgacatatttaattgtttgcctgttttccatgtctctctggtgcttccccccacctttctttctcccgaggcctcctgtccaatggtcctctcccatctccagctctgtatcatgtTCGcccatcacctttccagctcttagcttcatcccaccacctctggtcttctcctatcatttcgtatttcaccctccccccactacctTCATATcacttagtatctttcctttcagttagtcctgacgaagggtctcagcctgaaacatcaacagttcttcttatagatactgcctggcctgctgtgttccaccagcattttgtgtgtgttgtttgaatttccagcatctgcagatttcctcgagagTGTTGTGTGTATAAATGTGTATAAATGTGTATAACtaaaactcccaaactattgagctcgggggaaacaaggcttggagtcttgagatggtaaagtatgaaagttcagttcaactacataataggtgatgagagagagatatttgtaatccagggtaaatgttgagagaaggcaattatgtcataTTCCACAGTTTTCATGGTGGTAAAATGAGACCAACAgtcactgtagattttatctgtcatccttccaaatccacatactaattatcacccgAAGTGACTTGTCATAAGGGGTATCGTCTtaatgaattaccacaccacagccaggcaatggttaacacataagtagtctccacaggataccccaaatcagatccactcctatggatcaaatgaggtgacagccacacattcgatgtaaGGTGAATCCACCCTTGTGGGcaaaggaaagttccaaacagtgacccttggccactagttccctggtttcaatccttccatttttcctccttcgtctccgtctgactctgagtgtctgtgtcctcggttaaaactaaacaagctgcacacgatgtaaacaagctgcaagtcagactgatttgccttcttaatctctctctctctctctctcttaaaatgacagtccacagcaaacaaaacctagggattcataacaatggccactccccattgtgagctgacaggtgtgccagtaggtggaatgactgagtgaatcctttcccacattctcagtgggtgaacggcctctccccagtgtgaactcgctgatgactctgtagtgtgaatgaccgagtgaatcccttcccacagactgagcaggtgaatggcttctccccagtgtgaactcgctgatgtctctgtagggtgaatgaccgagtgaatcccttcccacagactgagcaggcgaacggcttctccccactgtgaactcgctggtgactccgtAGCTGGGATgaacgagtgaatcccttcccacagactgagcaggtgaacggcttctccccagtgtgaactcgctgatgtaccagtagggtagatgacagagtgaatcccttcccacagactgagcagttgaacggcttctccccagtgtgaactcgctgatgtaccagtagggtagatgacagagtgaatcccttcccacagactgagcaggtgaacggcttctccccagtgtgaactcgctgatgtaccagtaggtcggatgactgagtgaatcccttcccacagactgagcaggtgaacggcctctccccagtatgaactcgttggtgactccgtaggtgggatgactgagtgaatcccttcccacagactgagcaggtgaacggcttctctccagtgtgaattcgctgatgactctgtagggtggatggatcagtgaatcccttcccacattctgagcaggtgaacggtctctctccagagtgaactcgctgatgactctgcagggtggaagagtcagcgtatcccttcccacagactgtgcaggtgaacggcttctccccagtgtgaactcgctgatgtaccagtagggtagatgactgtgtaaatcctttcccacagactgagcaggtgaacggtttctccccagtgtgaactcgctggtgagccattaggtcagatgactgagtgaatcctttcccagaaattcagcagatgaccagcctctgcccagtgtggtgtgaactgactggtgtgtccacaggtgggatgaccgactgaaccccttctcacacagAGAACagttgaatggccttgcccagtgtgaacttgctgatgtaccttcaattgtgataaccgagtgaatccattcccactgactgagcaggtgaaaggcctttctcctgtgtaaaatgacgggttgccagttggtcaaatgaccgagtgaatctctccccacagtctgagcaggaaggatgatcgattgaatccctcgctccacttcttaaatatctagacagagacagcaaaactgttgtgctgtgtttgagcttcctggagacaaattccttctcatttttaacctgtaaaaagatttacaaaatccatcaatgggtgtaggacaacatttctgaTGAGATTacatgagttgccaaggtttgatctggtatcacactgttacagtgaggttctacccaagttggacagagataTCAACTTctaactgggcagagtgctggtatctggaatgaccatcaattctctgatgctcttcctgtctctataagaatggggcattcctgccgtctccaatctgtgacctggctcagtctgactctctccattggtattattccctgttcctgctgagctgcatgggtgcctggccccacagtaactgaaacactctcacacaaatagtatTTCTTGACGTGCAGTTGGgatcttcttttatgtattattaacttaaagtgccacagttttaacgccatataaaaaattcctgctgaagtgactggttagtccacacagctgttaaaagtacttaagagtgaatttttgtataaTTTCAGATTGTTGTCAcaatcatagaaaatttcaacacagaaacaggccctttgggccatctagtttgtgctgaactatttaaacagcccactcccacacttctgccatccaggtaccaaacaaacctcttaaatgttgaaatcgagctcgcatgcaccacttgtgctggctgctcattccacagccggatgaccatctgtgtgaagaagtttcccctcatgttccccttaacatttcacctttcacccttaacccatggcctctggttgtcgtcccacccaatctttgtgga from Hypanus sabinus isolate sHypSab1 unplaced genomic scaffold, sHypSab1.hap1 scaffold_135, whole genome shotgun sequence includes:
- the LOC132386852 gene encoding zinc finger protein 239-like, translating into MAHQRVHTGEKPFTCSVCGKGFTQSSTLLVHQRVHTGEKPFTCTVCGKGYADSSTLQSHQRVHSGERPFTCSECGKGFTDPSTLQSHQRIHTGEKPFTCSVCGKGFTQSSHLRSHQRVHTGERPFTCSVCGKGFTQSSDLLVHQRVHTGEKPFTCSVCGKGFTLSSTLLVHQRVHTGEKPFNCSVCGKGFTLSSTLLVHQRVHTGEKPFTCSVCGKGFTRSSQLRSHQRVHSGEKPFACSVCGKGFTRSFTLQRHQRVHTGEKPFTCSVCGKGFTRSFTLQSHQRVHTGERPFTH